Within Triticum dicoccoides isolate Atlit2015 ecotype Zavitan chromosome 1B, WEW_v2.0, whole genome shotgun sequence, the genomic segment AGCGTCGTCCTTCCcattgcaacaaaggtaatgttGCAGATTTTTTCGAAACAAAGATCGTGTTGCAGAAACTTTTGTAATATAGTTCATGTTGTAAATCTTTTTTGAACAAGATATTTTTTGCAACATGATCTATGTTTCAGAAAAGCATCTGCAGCTCACAGTAATGTCCATGGCAgattttttttgcaacaaaggtcttgttgcagATTTATTTTGCAACAGCGGTTCTGTTGCGGAATTTTCtgcaacaaaggtcttgttgcaCATTTGTTTCTTTCCAATAGAACTGATGTTGCAGAAGTGGACGACGGCCTTGGCATTGTCAATGGCGAGCAGAGGCCGTCTTCTTCATCACCCGGTAGCAACAAGAGCAGGACATGAGCTTCGCCACATGGCGGTGAGGGAGGATCGACGTTGCCCGTCCATGCCTtcgcgccgccgccggcgagcaGCGAACCTCGACCAGGTCGCCTCGCCGCCATTCCTTCCTTCAGTTTTCTCCGTTTGTTCGCCTCTTGCCGCGGGAGCGCCATGCACCGCTGCCCCTCCCGGGTCCTCGGGATGAAGCTCGCTACCAACCCCGTCGGACCTCGCCGAGCGGAGCCCCCGCCGCTCGCGGATGTCCCCGCCTCTTGCCCGCTCGCCATCCTCGTCCTTTCTGGCTGGAATCGTTGCCGTCGTTGTGCTCCCAGTTGCACGAGTCTCCACCCCCGCCGCTCGCGGATGTCCCCGCCTCTTGCCCGCTCGCCATCCTCGTCCTTTCTGGCTGGAATCGTCGCCGTCGTTGTGCTCCCAGTTGCACGAGTCTCCACCCCCGCCGCTCGCGGATGTCCCCGGCCTCCTACCCATGCGCCATACTCGCTGGATCCGGCTGGAATCCTCGCCGGTGTCGCCCTCCCAGGTGCAGGAGTCTTCGCCCGCCACGGGATCTAACCAGATTGTTGGAAACTCTATTTTctgaaacaaggcatgagttgcagAAACCCGGACACGGAGGGGTTGCGCTCGACCGTTTGATCAAGAGTCAACCTGACGGACACGAAGGCGACGGACGCTCGCATGCGACCGACCGGCCGAAGGTAAGCTTTTCCCTAACACAAAaggacataatttaatgcatatgtaATCAATATTAATATTTGTGTATTCACTTagtatttccaaaacaaaggagatTTTGCTACAATCGTGATAAATATttgcctattttcccaaagaaggaGATCAAATTGTGGATGTAATTAATAGGTATTTTACTATGTTAGGAAGAAACCGGTTGTTGGGAAAAATTCTCGCATACATGGGGTGCTCGGCGTTGCACCCTGCCCTCTTTTTTTTGGGGAAGGAGTTAATTCCTGTGATTTATCTCCAATGCAAACCCTTGAATAGAAGGCACAGCAAATGTCCGTGGATGTGTCCGCAGACAGGATTTGTCCGACTGATTTCTCTGGTTGGTCCGCCCGCTTTTGCTGGAGTAGTAAAAATCGTGGCCGTTCAAATTGATGCGGTTTTGGCGGCGCCATCCCCTCccctgcctctcttctctctctataAAGAACAAACGTGAACcccccgcctccgcctcctcctcagcGTGACTCTTTCCTTCCCAGCACCACAGACAGACTCTTCCGTTTCTCTTCTCTCCTCGTATATTCTTCTACTCCATGGCAGCCGCTCGCTCGCCGGAGACCTCCGTCGGACTTAGATCCCACCGCGGGTCAGCTGTTCATGCGGCGGTAGCTTGCGCTATGCAGCGGCCTTCGGACGCGGCTATGCCAGATGCGTGCGCCAGCCCGGCCGTCTTCGCCGGACGGGGCACGCCGGCGGTCAGCTGCTCCTGTTGCAGTGGCCCCAGCGGAAAGCGTGGATCAGCTCGCAGCGGATCCGGTGTGCCGCCCGCCCGTCGACCCGTTTCTGGCGGGTGCTACCCGACCCGGCAGCCGCTAGAAGACCCGTGCCCGTAGGCGATCGAGTGGCGCGTTGGACCGGGCGCATCCGATTGCCGGCGGGTGCGACCGACTCGCGCCGGGCAGCCGGTCGAGCCAGTCCGCCTCGGCGGGTGCGACCGACCGCGCCGCCATCCTGCCGTGGGGTGGGACGGCACGCAGCATCCCCACCGTCCGTTCCTTGATCGGACGGCGCACCAGATAGGGTTTCCGCCCTATATTCTATATAAAAGCGGGCACTCGTCTCCTCCGCTCTCTCCCCCCatttccgccgccgccgcgcctcaccATTCCCGTCTCCCACTCCCAAGCCGGCCCCCATGGGGAACCAGGTCGCCaccggcaagatggacgccgatctCATCGGCGCCGGGGTCGGGACCGGCAAGATGGAGGCGGCTCCGGTCGGCGCCGGGAAGATGGAGGCAGATCCGATCGGCGCCGGGGTCTCTGTGGCCGAGGAGGAGCCGCTGGAGATCACCTCCGACCAGCTCAAGGCGCTCGAGGAGGCGGCGCTCGACCTGGCGACCATCAAGCTGCAAGAAGCCTCCGACCTCTTCACTGCCGCGGGTCGCTTCGCTGCGGCGCGCCAGATCTCCCATCTGCCGGAGCCAGAGTGAGTGTTCCATGTAAACCCTCGTGACGCACTGCATTACATCTTGTTCTTGCCGTTACTTGTTAGGAATCTACCTTGTGAAGATCTCTCGCACGGATTGTTGAATGAAGAGCTAGATCTTAGTTCATGAATTTCTTGCCCCGACCTATGGCAGATGCATCTTGTGCGTTGGGACATGGAGTAGCGATTGTTCATCTTATGCCTTGATCGTTATTGTATTCTCGGCCTCAGATCGTGTGCCTTGCTGTTTGTCCTGCCATAGGCTCTATGTATACATCTTTCCTGTGTGGATTGTTGTTTTCATGCTGTTAAATATTGACAAACTGTTGGACTAGTGTTCCTGCCAAGGACTCTAATTGATCAGTGCATTTTCGAATTGAATCTAGCCCTGTTGGAAATGATGTCAACATGCTGTTTTTTCTAGTCATGCTTACTTAAAAGATACTGATTCATAGATCATTAGGTAGCTAGCCTTAATACATGCTATGAAATGTGCGACTTGTTTGAGGAGGTAGCTGTTCGAAGATCTCTGCAGCTGTTGACTAGTACTACATTCATAGTAGATGGCTCTTGCCGTTTGATCCTGTTCATATGTACAATTTTGTTTGGAAGGCCTCACAAACTGATAGTAGAGCTAGAGCGTATTCATGAGTGCCTTGACTTGTCCTATTGCCAGTAGATTTGTGAGAGATGTACAAGGTCATTAAGCTGTATTTGTGTTCCTGGCTTTTgcctaactgttgttgtaagagcctTCCTGGTGCTTGGTGTCTTTGTTAGCTTTCTGAAATAGCATTAAGAACATGCTCAGATGTGAATAAACTGTTTGACTCTAATAGATTGTTGTCCCTTCCAAGTTATTTTACATAGTTCTGCTTCATTCTATGGTTTTATTGATAGCAGATCATTAGTCCCATGGTTATGGAGGTTTACCTAGTTTATTATTGATGTCTTTTCTGCAGTTTTGTTGGTTAGCTTACTCTTTTCTTTATTACCATGCGAGTAATATCGTTGATGAACCAGTAGTTCATTTGCACTAGCTTCGGTTGTGATATATGATAGTCAGCTAAGGTTCACCTGACTTCAAAATGTTGACTGTCTTAATTGCTGATTCCAGCTGTTTCACTTGTGTGAAATCTAGATCATGAGATGTATTGTCTCTAATGTTTAATCTGGGTGCATCAGGCCACTCTTTCCCAAGATCGTCGATTTGCTCATGGCGGATACCAGAAAGCGGGAACTTAAGCGGGTTCGCCCTCTCAGAATTGCTCAGGTAAGTTGATGAATGCTTGTTCCTTTAGTTTCTCCACCACAGCATAGAGAGTTTGCTGGGTGGGAATCTTACCCCTATAGTGTGTTGCGTTCACAGGGTCTCTACAGGGGCACTCCCGCTCAGCGTcgagctcttcagcaggcaaccagGAAGCTTTTGCAGCTGGAGACGAGGAACGTGGATACTATGGCAATGCAAGTTTACAAGCAGCTCACGAAGACTGCTATCCTGGGTGACAAGGTCCTGTCCCCACGTGACGTTGCCAGGGTCCTGAAGGCCGAGGCCGACGTCCACGGCCTGCATCCGGATGACTTGAAGGCCTGGAAGATGATTAAGGCATGCATGGCAAACATCAACAGCGTCGGTGGCGTGGTCAGTACAGCGGGTTATGCTGGTGGAGCCATATGGACCCTACGTCAGTGGAACACGAGCTATCCCATGACTGAGCTGCCTGAAGACTTCTTCTGGTAGAAGACTTGCCTCCGGTAgactttagtttgatccttttgctaGAGCAGTCCCAGAGCCCTTCTTAGCTTGCCAGACCCCTCCATCATGCCAGAGTTAGCTACTTTTTGCCAGACCTTGATTTGGGAGCCCTCATTTTGCTAGACTTATCTCTTCATAGTTTGTCCAGACCCCTCCATCATGCCAGACTTTGCCTCGTTTTTGCTGCTAAGTATTGTTTCAGATATGTAAGACATCCTGCGGTTTTGCATTCGTGAAACATGGAGGTTTTAAGGATGGTGTACTAGCTTTTCTGGTCTGTGTTTTTGATTCAAAGCTGGTTTGTTGTTTGCCCAGTTTGTGTTCACTTGACTGTCCAGATTGTGTGGTAGGCTGTCTCTCTTCACTTTGAATTCTCTAAGCTGCAGTGATGAAGATATTAATCCCAAGGTTCTGAATCCTTCTCTGATGTTGGTTAAGACTGCAAGGTTCCACTTCATTTGCTTCTCGATTGATATGGAAGGTAGATCGAAAACTGGAGCATAGCTCCTGAATCTCATAGCATATCGATGCCAGG encodes:
- the LOC119349751 gene encoding uncharacterized protein LOC119349751; protein product: MGNQVATGKMDADLIGAGVGTGKMEAAPVGAGKMEADPIGAGVSVAEEEPLEITSDQLKALEEAALDLATIKLQEASDLFTAAGRFAAARQISHLPEPEPLFPKIVDLLMADTRKRELKRVRPLRIAQGLYRGTPAQRRALQQATRKLLQLETRNVDTMAMQVYKQLTKTAILGDKVLSPRDVARVLKAEADVHGLHPDDLKAWKMIKACMANINSVGGVVSTAGYAGGAIWTLRQWNTSYPMTELPEDFFW